Proteins from a genomic interval of Caulobacter sp. SL161:
- a CDS encoding S10 family peptidase: MKQSFRSGLLALVAVAALSGPGAFAPAAFAQDKGGDKPAAEKSASDLPAFPAEKSVKQTTVLAGKALAYTATVGALPVRDEKGKKIAEVVYTAYTLDGPRDPKRPITFAFNGGPGAASVYLNFALGPKRVQFGAEGDSPSDFSKLDDNPASWLDFTDLVFIDPVGTGFSRSLVNEDETKKRFYGVKQDIDYLSRIVFDYLVKTDRLTAPKYLVGESYGGFRGPRLAYTLQTDLGVAVKGVVLVSPLLTSAGRVSQEISPLPAMWTLPSIAAAKLERDGKLTPESIKAVEDYTRGEYMVDLMRGSDPAALDRLTAKVSAMTGLDPTYVRRVGGRLETQSFLREVFRDKGRLGSRYDSNVTSLDPFPFAPEQEVNDPILDAIIAPTTSAIVDFTTRVVGWKPEARYEALSYKVNGQWDRGRGPDTESVTDLRKIVSVDPKLKVLIVHGYNDLSCPFFASRLIVDAMPATAQGRVILSNYAGGHMFYSRPDSGAAFRKDVMALYGAK; encoded by the coding sequence ATGAAACAGTCTTTCCGGTCGGGTCTGCTGGCCCTGGTCGCCGTCGCGGCTCTGTCGGGTCCGGGCGCGTTCGCTCCGGCCGCCTTCGCTCAGGACAAGGGCGGCGACAAGCCCGCGGCCGAAAAGTCGGCGTCGGACCTGCCCGCGTTCCCCGCCGAGAAGTCGGTCAAGCAGACGACCGTCCTCGCCGGCAAGGCCCTGGCCTATACCGCCACGGTCGGCGCCCTGCCGGTGCGCGACGAGAAGGGCAAGAAGATCGCCGAGGTGGTCTACACCGCCTACACCCTGGACGGTCCGCGCGATCCCAAGCGTCCGATCACCTTCGCCTTCAACGGCGGTCCGGGCGCGGCCAGCGTCTATCTGAACTTCGCCCTGGGTCCCAAGCGCGTGCAGTTCGGCGCCGAGGGCGACAGTCCTTCGGACTTCAGCAAGCTGGACGACAATCCGGCCTCGTGGCTGGATTTCACAGACCTCGTCTTCATCGACCCCGTTGGCACCGGCTTCTCGCGCTCCCTGGTCAATGAGGACGAGACCAAGAAGCGCTTCTATGGCGTCAAGCAGGACATCGACTACCTGTCGCGGATCGTCTTCGACTATCTGGTCAAGACCGATCGCCTGACCGCGCCGAAGTATCTGGTGGGCGAAAGCTATGGCGGCTTCCGGGGGCCGCGCCTGGCCTATACCCTGCAAACCGATCTCGGCGTGGCGGTGAAGGGCGTGGTGCTGGTCTCGCCGCTGCTGACCAGCGCCGGCCGGGTCTCGCAGGAGATCTCGCCGCTGCCGGCCATGTGGACCCTGCCGTCGATCGCGGCGGCCAAGCTGGAGCGCGACGGTAAACTCACGCCCGAGAGCATCAAGGCGGTCGAGGACTATACGCGCGGCGAGTACATGGTCGACCTGATGAGGGGCTCCGACCCCGCCGCGCTAGATCGCCTGACAGCCAAGGTCTCGGCCATGACCGGCCTGGATCCGACCTATGTCCGCCGCGTGGGCGGTCGCCTGGAGACTCAGTCGTTCTTGCGCGAGGTTTTCCGTGACAAGGGGCGCTTGGGCAGCCGCTACGACAGCAACGTCACCTCGCTGGATCCCTTCCCGTTCGCGCCGGAGCAGGAGGTCAACGACCCGATCCTCGACGCGATCATCGCCCCGACCACCAGCGCGATCGTCGACTTCACCACCCGCGTCGTCGGATGGAAGCCCGAGGCCCGCTATGAGGCGCTGTCCTACAAGGTCAACGGCCAATGGGACCGCGGCCGCGGCCCCGACACCGAGTCGGTCACCGACCTGCGCAAGATCGTCTCGGTCGATCCCAAGCTGAAGGTGCTGATCGTGCACGGCTACAACGACCTGTCGTGCCCGTTCTTCGCCTCGCGCCTGATCGTCGACGCCATGCCGGCGACGGCCCAAGGCCGCGTGATCCTGTCCAACTATGCAGGCGGCCACATGTTCTACAGCCGCCCCGACAGCGGGGCCGCGTTCCGCAAGGACGTGATGGCCCTGTACGGCGCGAAATAG
- a CDS encoding glutamate--cysteine ligase, producing MADTASVQERQLTLDDLTAYFAKGSKPKAAFRVGAEHEKFGFYLGSHEPVPYEGDKGVHALLTGLQRFGWTPVMEGDVIIGLERNGANVSLEPGGQFELSGAPLSTMHEICEETGQHLDEVKTVADELGLGFTGLGFSPKWTRAQVPVMPKGRYVIMRNYMPKVGNLGLDMMLRTCTVQANLDFSSEADMVAKFRMSLALQPIATALFANSPFTEGKPNGFLSARANVWTDTDPNRTGLLDFVFEDGFDFERYARYALDVPMYFVKRGDKYIDVAGRSFRDFIEGKLPELPGEIATMKDWADHTTTAFPEVRLKTYLEMRGADAGPWSRLCALPALWTGVFYDHAALAAAWDLCKDWTIEDREGLRRDVPKLGLKAKVAGRTVQDVAKDFVAIAKSGLKNRALLNGGFLDETIYMGELEQIADSGITPAEKLLSLYNGAWGGDIDRVFTDCAY from the coding sequence ATGGCCGACACCGCTAGCGTTCAGGAGCGTCAGCTGACGCTCGACGACCTCACCGCCTATTTCGCCAAGGGCTCCAAGCCCAAGGCGGCCTTCCGTGTGGGGGCCGAGCACGAGAAGTTCGGCTTCTATCTGGGCTCACACGAACCGGTTCCCTACGAGGGGGACAAGGGCGTCCACGCCCTGCTGACCGGGCTGCAGCGCTTTGGCTGGACGCCCGTCATGGAGGGCGATGTCATCATCGGCCTCGAGCGCAACGGGGCCAATGTCAGCCTGGAGCCGGGCGGACAGTTCGAACTGTCCGGCGCGCCGCTGTCGACCATGCACGAGATCTGCGAGGAGACCGGCCAGCACCTGGACGAGGTCAAGACCGTCGCCGACGAGCTGGGCCTGGGCTTTACGGGTCTGGGCTTCTCGCCCAAGTGGACGCGCGCGCAGGTGCCGGTGATGCCCAAGGGGCGCTACGTGATCATGCGCAACTACATGCCCAAGGTCGGCAATCTGGGCCTCGACATGATGCTGCGCACCTGCACGGTGCAGGCCAATCTCGACTTCTCCAGCGAAGCCGACATGGTCGCGAAGTTCCGCATGAGCCTGGCTTTGCAGCCGATCGCCACGGCCCTGTTCGCCAATTCTCCGTTCACGGAAGGTAAGCCCAACGGCTTCCTGTCAGCCCGGGCCAATGTCTGGACCGACACCGATCCCAACCGGACTGGCCTCCTGGACTTCGTGTTCGAGGACGGCTTCGATTTCGAGCGCTACGCCCGCTACGCGCTGGATGTGCCGATGTACTTCGTCAAACGCGGCGACAAGTACATCGATGTGGCCGGCCGGTCGTTCCGCGACTTCATCGAGGGCAAGCTGCCCGAGCTGCCGGGCGAGATCGCCACGATGAAGGACTGGGCCGACCACACCACGACCGCCTTCCCCGAAGTGCGCCTGAAGACCTATCTGGAAATGCGCGGCGCCGACGCCGGCCCCTGGAGTCGTCTGTGCGCCCTGCCGGCCTTGTGGACCGGCGTCTTCTATGACCACGCCGCGCTCGCCGCCGCCTGGGACCTCTGCAAGGACTGGACGATCGAGGATCGCGAGGGCCTGCGTCGCGACGTGCCCAAGCTTGGCCTCAAGGCCAAGGTCGCGGGCCGCACGGTCCAGGACGTGGCCAAGGACTTCGTCGCGATCGCCAAGTCTGGCCTCAAGAATCGCGCCCTGCTGAACGGCGGCTTCCTGGACGAGACGATCTATATGGGCGAGCTGGAGCAGATCGCCGACAGCGGGATCACCCCGGCCGAGAAGCTCTTGTCGCTGTACAACGGCGCCTGGGGCGGAGACATCGATCGCGTCTTCACCGACTGCGCGTACTAG
- a CDS encoding DUF454 family protein — protein sequence MAFAVQDRRSRRRRLTRVERWVLDGMGGALLATGAVGAVVPGMPTTVFWIGAVLCFLKTRPHAVRPMLRVPVVGPAIRWFLRWRPFGGGRRKGKTLP from the coding sequence ATGGCTTTCGCCGTCCAGGACCGCCGTTCGCGCCGCCGTCGCCTCACCCGCGTCGAGCGCTGGGTGCTGGACGGGATGGGCGGCGCGCTTCTGGCCACCGGCGCGGTCGGGGCGGTGGTGCCGGGCATGCCGACGACGGTGTTCTGGATCGGCGCGGTGCTGTGCTTCCTGAAAACCCGCCCGCACGCCGTGCGCCCGATGCTGCGCGTGCCGGTGGTGGGGCCCGCGATCCGCTGGTTCCTGCGCTGGCGACCGTTCGGCGGCGGGCGCAGGAAAGGAAAAACTCTCCCATAG
- a CDS encoding fatty acid desaturase family protein produces MAVAPRVKPLDLFTPEEWTRISARSSWRGVWMVAHAWGVILAAGALFVAFPNPLTYVLAVMLIGARQLGLAILMHEAAHGGLHPNLKINDWLGEWLCAAPVGASLAGYRPYHLSHHKYAQQAEDPDLVLSAPFPTTRRSLRRKMIRDLTGQTFFKQRFGPLLGKMKGDAPKGAIFAGEIARQRPFLLWNLGILVALSAMGLWWAWLALWIVPMATWFPLVTRLRNIAEHALVAKDEPDPFRHARTTNANWIERALIAPYYVNFHAEHHMFMHTPCWNLPLAHRVLEKKGLTQGMLTAPGYLSVLRAASSKPAVAA; encoded by the coding sequence ATGGCCGTTGCTCCGCGCGTCAAACCGCTGGACCTGTTCACGCCCGAGGAATGGACGCGGATTTCCGCGCGCTCGTCCTGGCGCGGCGTCTGGATGGTGGCCCACGCCTGGGGCGTGATCCTCGCCGCCGGGGCGCTGTTCGTGGCCTTTCCCAATCCGCTCACCTACGTGCTGGCCGTGATGCTGATCGGCGCGCGGCAGCTGGGCCTGGCGATCCTGATGCACGAGGCCGCGCATGGCGGGCTGCATCCCAATCTCAAGATCAACGACTGGCTGGGTGAATGGCTGTGCGCCGCGCCGGTCGGCGCCTCGCTGGCCGGCTATCGCCCCTATCACCTCAGCCATCACAAATACGCCCAGCAGGCCGAGGATCCTGACCTCGTCCTATCAGCGCCCTTCCCGACCACGCGGCGCTCGCTGCGCCGCAAGATGATCCGCGACCTGACCGGCCAGACCTTCTTCAAGCAGCGCTTCGGGCCTTTGCTCGGCAAGATGAAGGGCGATGCGCCGAAGGGCGCGATCTTCGCCGGCGAGATCGCGCGGCAAAGGCCGTTCCTGCTGTGGAACCTCGGCATCCTGGTCGCGCTCTCGGCCATGGGCCTGTGGTGGGCGTGGCTGGCGCTTTGGATCGTACCGATGGCCACCTGGTTCCCGCTGGTCACGCGCCTGCGCAACATCGCCGAGCACGCCCTGGTGGCCAAGGACGAGCCCGACCCGTTCCGCCACGCCCGCACCACGAACGCCAACTGGATCGAGCGCGCCCTGATTGCGCCCTACTACGTCAACTTCCACGCCGAACATCACATGTTCATGCACACCCCGTGCTGGAACCTGCCGTTGGCGCATCGGGTGCTGGAGAAGAAGGGCCTGACCCAGGGCATGCTGACCGCGCCGGGCTATCTGTCGGTGTTGAGGGCGGCGTCTAGCAAACCGGCGGTCGCCGCCTGA
- a CDS encoding DUF4153 domain-containing protein: MDVRRSRDAAILRLAIGLAQGIALFLLQKADESKTWPATQPMLYAPVLVCVLMIPLLPLAALSAMRRTNLLIWTAVATVVTAILAVHAAWVGAAPDRIGASPLSPPLFLATAAMLFIAHHLVQPADAAGKPVAPYEAYFDLTWTNGVRLALSLAFTGAFWLLLFLAAALFKLIGIEAIGKLIGETAFAFPATGLMFAAAVHMAVQLTEARAGLVRGALTVGLTLLGWLLPLMVLIGGGFLATLPFTGLAPLWGTKAATALLLSAAAALILLINAAYQDGEEPPHLIPRLAARIAGLLLIPIVILAGYALWLRIDQYGLTPERVIAGVFLLVAIGFTIGYALAAVKPGPWMKPLERTNPIMAAVCVLLLIALFTPLADPARLSVASQVKRLAVGKVMADKFDYAFLRFDAGRYGREALEGLKASANPEIAKRAGEALAPDYNRPSRAPEAPKKLDLSKIKAYPTGARLPDDFVSQTWGEDTGSICLMSGSECPALVMDVDSDGTADVLLGAGGEFDVFQKRDGQWRKTAVADTACESPNIDEALKAGDFAMIEPSPRKDLRIGGQSLLIRPSAAGCQTASPAKADRPQGPPIAPGPLSSAPF, translated from the coding sequence ATGGACGTCAGGCGATCGCGCGACGCCGCCATTCTTCGGCTGGCCATCGGCCTGGCCCAGGGGATCGCGCTCTTCCTGCTGCAGAAGGCTGACGAGTCGAAGACCTGGCCCGCCACCCAGCCGATGCTGTATGCGCCGGTGCTGGTCTGCGTGCTGATGATCCCGCTGCTGCCGCTGGCGGCGCTGTCGGCGATGCGGCGCACGAACCTCTTGATCTGGACCGCGGTCGCCACCGTCGTCACGGCGATCCTGGCCGTCCACGCCGCCTGGGTCGGCGCCGCCCCCGACCGGATCGGGGCCAGCCCGCTGTCGCCGCCGCTGTTCCTGGCGACCGCCGCCATGCTGTTCATCGCCCACCACCTGGTCCAGCCCGCCGACGCGGCCGGCAAGCCGGTCGCGCCCTATGAGGCCTATTTCGACCTGACCTGGACCAACGGCGTGCGGCTGGCGCTGTCGCTGGCCTTCACCGGCGCCTTCTGGCTGCTGCTGTTCCTGGCTGCGGCCCTGTTCAAGCTGATCGGGATCGAGGCCATCGGCAAGCTGATCGGCGAGACCGCCTTCGCCTTCCCGGCCACGGGCCTGATGTTCGCCGCCGCCGTCCACATGGCCGTACAGCTGACCGAGGCGCGCGCGGGCCTGGTGCGCGGCGCCCTGACGGTCGGTTTGACCCTGCTGGGCTGGCTGTTGCCGCTGATGGTGCTGATCGGTGGCGGGTTCCTGGCCACCCTGCCCTTCACGGGCCTAGCGCCGCTCTGGGGCACCAAGGCCGCCACCGCCCTTTTGCTGTCAGCGGCCGCCGCCCTGATCCTGCTGATCAACGCCGCCTACCAGGACGGCGAAGAGCCGCCCCACCTGATCCCGCGCCTCGCGGCGCGCATCGCGGGCCTGTTGCTGATTCCGATCGTGATCCTGGCCGGCTACGCCCTGTGGCTGCGGATCGACCAGTACGGCCTGACGCCCGAGCGGGTCATCGCCGGCGTCTTCCTGCTGGTCGCCATCGGCTTCACGATCGGCTACGCGCTCGCGGCCGTAAAGCCCGGCCCCTGGATGAAGCCGCTGGAGCGCACCAATCCGATCATGGCCGCCGTGTGCGTCCTGCTGCTGATCGCCCTCTTCACCCCGCTCGCCGACCCGGCGCGACTGTCGGTGGCCAGCCAGGTTAAGCGGCTGGCGGTCGGCAAGGTCATGGCGGACAAGTTCGACTACGCCTTCCTGCGGTTTGACGCGGGGCGCTATGGGCGCGAGGCGCTCGAAGGACTGAAGGCGAGCGCCAATCCCGAGATCGCCAAGCGGGCCGGCGAAGCGCTAGCGCCGGACTACAATCGCCCGTCTCGCGCCCCGGAGGCGCCGAAGAAGTTGGATCTCTCCAAGATCAAGGCCTATCCGACCGGCGCCAGGCTGCCCGACGACTTCGTCAGTCAGACTTGGGGCGAGGACACCGGCTCGATCTGTCTGATGTCTGGCTCGGAGTGCCCGGCCTTGGTGATGGATGTCGATAGCGATGGGACGGCCGACGTTTTGCTGGGCGCTGGCGGCGAATTCGACGTTTTCCAGAAACGCGACGGTCAGTGGCGCAAGACCGCCGTCGCCGACACCGCCTGCGAGTCGCCGAACATCGACGAAGCCTTGAAGGCCGGGGATTTCGCGATGATCGAGCCCAGCCCCCGCAAAGACCTTAGAATTGGCGGACAGAGCCTGTTGATCCGCCCCTCCGCGGCGGGTTGCCAGACCGCATCACCGGCCAAAGCGGATCGGCCGCAGGGGCCGCCAATCGCGCCGGGACCGCTAAGTTCGGCCCCCTTCTAA
- the ubiA gene encoding 4-hydroxybenzoate octaprenyltransferase, with product MTAAQSPPGVLPDAAATNWVDRHAPERLRPWLKLGRFDRPVGIWLLMLPGWQGIALAAAEQGRWPNPLLLLAVFVGAALMRAAGCAFNDIVDRDFDAQVARTAMRPIPAGLISVKQAWLFVVGCCLVSFLILIGLGWTAILLGVLSLALVAAYPFMKRITWWPQAWLGLTFNWGALLGYAAATGHLSWSAALLYASGIFWTLGYDTIYAIQDIEDDALAGIKSSTRRLGQHVQIGVAGFYLVSFILLVIAGWIGDIGPLFLPLAALFALHLSRQAAAVRIEDGPGALKLFKSNALAGLLVFVGLVAGLWKPGVSF from the coding sequence ATGACCGCCGCCCAAAGCCCTCCTGGCGTCCTGCCCGACGCCGCCGCCACCAACTGGGTCGACCGCCACGCGCCCGAGCGCCTGCGGCCCTGGCTGAAGCTGGGCCGGTTCGACCGGCCGGTGGGGATCTGGCTGCTGATGCTGCCGGGCTGGCAGGGGATCGCCCTGGCCGCCGCCGAGCAGGGCCGCTGGCCCAATCCGCTGCTGCTGCTGGCGGTGTTCGTCGGCGCGGCCCTGATGCGGGCGGCCGGCTGCGCCTTCAACGACATCGTCGACCGCGACTTCGACGCCCAGGTGGCCCGCACGGCCATGCGCCCGATCCCGGCGGGGCTGATCAGCGTCAAGCAGGCCTGGCTGTTCGTCGTCGGCTGCTGCCTCGTCAGTTTCCTGATCCTGATTGGCCTGGGCTGGACCGCGATCCTGCTGGGCGTGCTGTCGCTCGCCCTCGTGGCCGCCTATCCCTTCATGAAGCGGATCACCTGGTGGCCGCAGGCGTGGCTGGGCCTGACCTTCAACTGGGGCGCCCTTCTGGGCTACGCCGCCGCCACCGGGCATCTGTCGTGGTCCGCCGCCCTGCTCTACGCCTCGGGCATCTTCTGGACCCTGGGCTATGACACGATCTACGCGATCCAGGACATCGAGGACGACGCCCTGGCGGGGATCAAGTCCTCGACCCGGCGGCTTGGCCAGCACGTCCAGATCGGCGTCGCGGGCTTCTATCTGGTCAGCTTCATCCTGCTGGTGATCGCCGGCTGGATCGGCGACATCGGCCCGCTGTTCCTGCCGCTGGCGGCGCTGTTCGCCCTGCACCTGTCGCGGCAGGCCGCCGCCGTGCGGATCGAGGATGGTCCCGGCGCGCTGAAGCTCTTCAAGTCGAACGCGCTGGCGGGGTTGCTGGTGTTCGTGGGGTTGGTGGCCGGGCTCTGGAAGCCGGGGGTCAGTTTCTAG
- the ppk2 gene encoding polyphosphate kinase 2: MSKSDDDEAELVQLQLALIALQKKAIKDGDKILVVFEGRDAAGKDGVIARITEHLSRRATTVVALPKPTDRERSEWYFQRYVEWLPACGEAVLFNRSWYNRAGVERVMEFSTPQQQEQFLRDVPAFERMLVENGLRYVKFWLDISREEQAKRLKSRREDPLKAFKTSPLDAVAQEKWDDYTKARDEMLMRTHSDIAPWICVRADHKKAARLNVIRWLLHAAGDKKIAKGVAKPDPDVIFPFEPAALEDGRLAR, from the coding sequence ATGAGCAAGTCCGACGACGACGAGGCCGAACTCGTCCAGCTGCAGCTGGCGCTGATCGCCCTGCAGAAAAAGGCCATCAAGGACGGCGACAAGATCCTCGTGGTCTTCGAGGGCCGCGACGCCGCCGGCAAGGACGGCGTGATCGCGAGGATCACCGAGCACCTGTCGCGGCGCGCCACCACGGTGGTGGCCCTGCCCAAGCCCACCGACCGCGAGCGCAGCGAGTGGTACTTCCAGCGCTATGTCGAATGGCTGCCGGCCTGCGGCGAGGCGGTTCTGTTCAACCGCTCCTGGTACAATCGGGCGGGCGTCGAGCGGGTGATGGAGTTCTCGACGCCGCAGCAGCAGGAACAGTTCCTGCGCGACGTCCCGGCCTTCGAGCGGATGCTGGTTGAGAACGGCCTGCGCTATGTAAAGTTCTGGTTGGACATCAGCCGCGAGGAGCAGGCCAAGCGCCTGAAGTCCCGCCGCGAAGACCCGCTCAAGGCCTTCAAGACCAGCCCTCTGGACGCCGTCGCCCAGGAGAAGTGGGACGACTACACCAAGGCCCGCGACGAGATGCTGATGCGCACCCACAGCGACATCGCGCCCTGGATCTGCGTCCGCGCCGACCACAAGAAGGCCGCGCGGCTCAATGTGATCCGCTGGCTGCTGCATGCGGCGGGCGACAAGAAGATCGCCAAGGGCGTGGCCAAGCCCGATCCGGACGTGATCTTCCCGTTCGAGCCGGCGGCGCTGGAGGACGGCCGGCTGGCGCGGTAG
- a CDS encoding ABC transporter ATP-binding protein has translation MTDFLEDEDETGAKKRALSNRQVLGFVARFWKRRPVLFGLGVGLTLVAVAFDLALPYASGYLVDTVATKPRGDGQAWSALAIFVGVYFAFAVVRNIAHRFWIPLAARNMEEMTNESFAKVQAFSSDWHADSFAGATVRKLTRAMWGYDSVTDAVTIWLGPGFIVLIGLSVAMLVRQPLAGVISLVVVAAYLTVNLVITERYVRPSNLKSNALDSKIGGALADAVTSNPTVKSFGAESREAERLAQVTAQWREAVMVTWNRFTDVWLGQNLLLVVLQAGLTGAMVWGWAKGTATPGDVAFAITAFMLMSGYLRNLGENIRMLQKGLDDTEDVAAWTRLAPQIADDPNAPDFQPGPGAIEFQDVTFRYKAAGAPLYDRFSLKIAPGERVALVGPTGSGKSTFVKLIQRLHDLQDGAVVIDGQDVSAVKQASLRRAIAVVPQDPALFHRSLFENIAYGKPDATREEVEDAAIKARAHEFILRLPKGYDTLVGERGVKLSGGERQRVAIARAFLADAPILVLDEATSSLDVETEGHVQAAAEALMEGRTTIVIAHRLSTVRGADRILVFQGGRVVEEGRHAELTAKGGVYARLNAISAGVG, from the coding sequence ATGACCGACTTCCTCGAGGACGAAGACGAGACCGGCGCCAAGAAGCGCGCGCTGTCCAACCGCCAGGTGCTGGGCTTCGTCGCCCGGTTCTGGAAGCGGCGGCCGGTGCTGTTTGGCCTGGGCGTCGGCCTGACCCTGGTGGCGGTGGCCTTCGATCTGGCGCTGCCCTACGCCTCGGGCTACCTCGTCGACACCGTGGCCACTAAGCCGCGCGGCGATGGGCAGGCCTGGTCGGCCCTGGCGATCTTTGTCGGCGTCTATTTCGCCTTCGCGGTGGTGCGCAACATCGCCCACCGGTTCTGGATCCCGCTGGCGGCCCGGAACATGGAGGAGATGACCAACGAGAGCTTCGCCAAGGTGCAGGCCTTCTCGTCGGACTGGCACGCCGACAGCTTCGCCGGCGCCACCGTGCGCAAGCTCACCCGCGCCATGTGGGGCTATGACAGCGTCACCGACGCGGTGACCATCTGGCTGGGGCCGGGGTTCATCGTGCTGATCGGCCTGTCGGTCGCCATGCTGGTGCGCCAGCCGCTGGCGGGCGTGATCTCGCTGGTCGTGGTGGCGGCCTATCTGACGGTGAACCTCGTCATCACCGAGCGCTATGTGCGGCCATCAAATCTCAAGTCCAACGCGCTGGACTCCAAGATCGGCGGGGCCCTGGCGGACGCGGTCACCTCCAACCCGACGGTGAAGAGCTTCGGCGCCGAAAGCCGCGAGGCCGAGCGTCTGGCGCAGGTCACGGCGCAGTGGCGCGAGGCGGTGATGGTCACCTGGAACCGCTTTACCGACGTATGGCTGGGCCAGAACCTGCTGCTGGTCGTCCTGCAGGCCGGCCTGACCGGGGCCATGGTCTGGGGCTGGGCGAAGGGGACGGCCACGCCCGGCGACGTCGCCTTCGCCATCACCGCCTTCATGCTGATGAGCGGCTACCTGCGCAATCTCGGCGAAAACATCCGCATGCTGCAAAAGGGCCTGGACGACACCGAGGATGTCGCCGCCTGGACCCGGCTTGCGCCTCAGATCGCCGATGATCCGAACGCCCCCGACTTCCAGCCAGGACCGGGCGCGATCGAATTCCAGGACGTGACCTTCCGCTACAAGGCGGCCGGGGCGCCGCTGTACGACCGGTTCAGTCTGAAGATCGCCCCCGGCGAGCGGGTGGCGCTGGTCGGGCCGACGGGCTCGGGCAAGTCGACCTTCGTCAAGCTGATCCAGCGCCTGCACGACCTGCAGGACGGGGCGGTGGTCATCGATGGCCAGGACGTGTCGGCGGTGAAGCAGGCGTCCTTGCGCCGCGCCATCGCGGTGGTGCCGCAGGACCCGGCCCTGTTCCACCGCAGCTTGTTTGAGAACATCGCCTACGGCAAGCCGGACGCCACCCGCGAGGAGGTCGAGGACGCCGCCATCAAGGCCCGCGCCCACGAGTTCATCCTGCGCCTGCCCAAGGGCTACGACACTCTGGTCGGCGAGCGGGGCGTCAAGCTGTCGGGTGGAGAGCGGCAAAGGGTGGCCATCGCCCGCGCCTTTCTGGCCGACGCGCCGATCCTCGTCCTGGACGAGGCGACCTCGTCGCTGGACGTCGAGACCGAAGGCCACGTCCAGGCCGCCGCCGAGGCGCTGATGGAAGGCCGCACGACAATCGTCATCGCCCACCGCCTGTCGACGGTGCGCGGCGCCGACCGGATTCTCGTCTTCCAGGGCGGCCGCGTCGTCGAGGAAGGCCGCCACGCCGAGCTGACCGCCAAGGGCGGGGTCTATGCGCGGCTCAACGCGATCAGCGCGGGGGTGGGTTAG
- a CDS encoding 16S rRNA (uracil(1498)-N(3))-methyltransferase, whose product MIRLFVPNDLSAGAGVVPTVDQSRYLTSVMRLSVGAELLLFNGRDGEWRATIIEATKRGCLLKAEEQTRPMHLGPDLDLIVAMVKRGRVETIVEKAAELGARRVRLTITRRTNVDFVKLGRLDAIAMEAAEQTGRLDVPEVADPEKLDKILDGWDPARRLVFCDEGGDARPAIEALAGTGGPAAILIGPEGGFAPEERERLRGLSFVTPVSLGPRILRADTAAISAMTLWQAAAGDWR is encoded by the coding sequence ATGATCCGTCTGTTCGTTCCCAACGACCTTTCCGCCGGGGCCGGCGTCGTCCCGACCGTCGACCAGTCGCGCTACCTGACCTCGGTGATGCGTCTGTCAGTCGGCGCCGAGCTTTTGCTGTTCAACGGCCGCGACGGCGAGTGGCGCGCGACCATCATCGAGGCCACCAAGCGCGGCTGCCTGCTGAAGGCCGAGGAACAGACGCGGCCGATGCATCTGGGTCCGGACCTTGATTTGATCGTCGCCATGGTCAAGCGCGGTCGGGTCGAGACCATCGTCGAGAAGGCCGCTGAGCTGGGCGCGCGCCGGGTGCGCCTGACCATTACCCGCCGGACCAATGTCGATTTCGTCAAGCTGGGGCGTCTCGACGCTATCGCCATGGAGGCCGCCGAGCAGACCGGCCGCCTGGACGTGCCCGAGGTGGCCGACCCCGAGAAGCTGGACAAGATCCTGGACGGCTGGGATCCGGCCCGACGCCTGGTTTTCTGCGACGAGGGCGGCGACGCCAGGCCCGCGATCGAGGCCCTGGCGGGGACCGGCGGCCCGGCCGCCATCCTGATCGGGCCCGAAGGCGGCTTCGCGCCCGAGGAGCGCGAGCGCCTGCGCGGGCTGTCCTTCGTCACGCCGGTGTCGCTGGGCCCGCGCATCCTGCGCGCCGACACGGCGGCCATTTCGGCCATGACTCTCTGGCAGGCTGCTGCCGGGGATTGGCGGTAG
- a CDS encoding iron chaperone, producing the protein MMKPPAASVDDYLAKLPADQRAALETLRGQIRAAAPEAVEAISYGLPTFKLNGNLAHFGAAAKHCAFYPGAVMDVFAERLAGFETAKGTIRFQPNAPLPPDLVEDIVRYRVARNAEVAAERKARKRKA; encoded by the coding sequence ATGATGAAGCCCCCCGCCGCATCCGTTGACGACTATCTGGCCAAGCTGCCCGCCGATCAGCGCGCGGCCTTGGAGACGTTGCGCGGCCAGATTCGCGCGGCCGCGCCAGAGGCCGTCGAGGCGATCAGCTATGGCCTGCCGACTTTCAAGCTGAACGGGAACCTTGCGCACTTCGGCGCGGCGGCCAAGCACTGCGCGTTCTATCCCGGTGCGGTGATGGACGTGTTCGCCGAGCGCCTGGCCGGCTTCGAGACCGCCAAGGGTACGATCCGCTTCCAGCCGAACGCGCCGCTGCCGCCGGATCTGGTGGAAGACATCGTCCGCTATCGGGTGGCGCGGAACGCGGAGGTCGCCGCGGAGCGGAAGGCGCGGAAGAGGAAGGCCTAG